TCTTTATGTAGCCAATATCAATCAGTTAGCAATTAACGCCTGCTTATCGGAAGCTATTTTGGAAGCTGTGACGAAGGCTGGAAATGTAATTCTAGATAGAGCAATTGAAAAAGTCCCAAAAGATTTAATCCAAGTTGAAGGATATACGGAAACTGGTTCGCCAGCTGTGGCTATTTTAGAATTTGCAGAAAAAATGGATAGTGATCTTATTGTCATTGGGTCGCGTGGATTAGGCTTAGTCAAAGGTGTACTTTTAGGTAGTGTAAGTCAGCATGTTGTTGAGCGTGCTAAATGTCCAGTAATCGTAGTAAAGTAGAATACATAAATAGTAAATAGGCAGAAATGTTTCTGCCTATTTTTTGTTCTAATAGAATCTTTAATTATTAATTTGAGGCTAATAGGATTAAAAGGAAATAAATTTTTAAAATTTAAAAATAAAAAATTTTTAGGTTAAAGCAGGAGTTTAAAAAATTTTGTCTAATTATTAATAATAATTATTAATTACTATTTAAAATTGATTGATGATTATCTTTTTTGCTAAAGGCTAATTTTTAGTAAAATAAGCCTTCACCAAAGCAATGAAGGAAGTTAGACTGATAAATTTAGTGGGAATATAAAGCACTATATAAATCAGCCAATAAAAATTTAAGTTAAATAATTAGGAGGAAAAGTGATGACAAAAGAATTAAAATTCTATAGATGCTTAGATTGTGGGTATGTATTAGAAGTATTGGATTTTGGTACAAGACAGGTAATTACAAAGGGGGAATCTTTTGCAAAATCAACAACGATTGCTGATGCAAAATTGATTTGCTGCAATAAGGAAATGGAACTTTTAGTACCGAATACAGTGGATGCATCTGCTGAAAAACATTTGCCGGTGGTAGAATTTTTAGAAGGCGGAAAGATTTCCGTAAAAGTTGGTTCCGTTACGCATCCAATGATTGAAAGTCACTATATTAAATGGATTACTATTGCAAGTGGGGATAAAGTACAGCGCGTAATTTTAGATCCAGGTCAAGCGCCAGAAGCGATTTTTGATATTGGTGGAGAAATTGATGTAAATGTATATGCGTATTGTAATTTGCATGGTCTATGGAAAACAAGCGCTAAAAAATAATGGAAGATAAATGAGAGACAAAATACTAATAAAAATAGGCGGGAACTTCCCGCCTATTTTTTATTAGCATTTTGTTGGACGAAAATAAAAAACACGGCTGTTTTATTTTTAAAACAGCCGTATTATATCAGAAAATATGGGGTTTATTCTTTACTTTCCATTTGAATCGTTCGAATTGGGAATGGAATATTTATTCCATCTTGACGATATCTGGCGGTCAGGGCTTTAATGAATTCATGTTTTAGTACATGTTGATTTACAAAGCTTCCAGAATGCAAAATTACATTAAAATTGATGCTGGAATCAGCAAAGGTATGAAATCGAACCAGTGGATGATAGTTCTCAAGTGTTGGCTCAAACTTTTCCATTGTCTTTTTGGCTACATCTAAAGTGATTCTTTCTACTTCATCTAAATTGCTATCATAGCTGACTCCCACAGGAACAACGATGGCAATATCTTGTGCAGGCATACTATAGTTTGTTAAAATTGCGGAGGCAATCTGCTGATTTGGAATGACAATTACATTCTTTGTCGAGGCTTCAATTGTAGTAAACCGCCAAGAGATATCTTGAACTCGACCTTCTTGTCCGTTGCTAAGGCGGATGTAGTCTCCGAGGCGAATTTGTTTTGATAAAATAAGGTGAATCCCAGCAAAGATATTTGCGAGCATATCTTGTAGACCAAGAGCTAATGCCATACCCCCAATACCTAATGCAGTGATAATCGGCGTAATAGAGATTCCATAAGATTGAAGCAGAATCAGTGCACCCATTACGTAAATAGAAATTTCAACGATGTTGGTTAATAATGTTGTTTTGGGCATATTACTATCATTGGCTTGCGTATGCATATCGATAACTCCAACCGCGATTCTTGCCAGTACACGTGTTATCGTAAAGAAAATAATGCCTAATAAAATATTGGAAAGAAAATCTTGTAGCTTTGGTGTCATATTGTCAAGTGAAGTCAAGGTCCAGTACAAGCCTATACCCGAGCATAAGGAAATAGGAACTCCTTTTAATGCATGGGAGAGGACAAGATGTAAATTTTGTGGACTATCATTCAAACGACTATGGATTTTCATATTGACAAAACGATTGATTGCCAGACCGATAATAAGGGCAATAATCTGAATGCAGACGGGAAGCCAAAGGACTTCAATAATATGCTCCCAATTTATATGTAGAAACTCGTTCATATAAAACCTCCTAAAACTATTATCTGCTATTATACTACATATTAATATAAAATCCATGTTAAGTTTTTCAAAATATACATTTGGTATTTACTTCTTAATTGTTATAATATAGAGAAAAGAAAGGATAGTTGATGATGGAACTTTCAGTAGGAAATAGAAAAATAACATTTCGATTATGGTGGAGAGTATAAATTGGGGTGGACATTGGCGAGTAATTATTGGATATGATACGATGAATACAGAGCAGACACATGATGATATATTGATTATGATGGATAGTTACGATGTTGCGGATCATAAGCAGGATGGTTATGTTGTGTAATCAATGGAAAAATTTTATTATACTTGGGTTAATATCAATATGTTACCAACAGAGCAAAAAGTTCAGCAATGGTTAACAGTTAACCCTATTAAAATGATGGAGGATATTTTATGAATAAGATAATAAAACAATCAGAAAAATTAAGATTTCGCCAAGCGGAAGAAGCGGATTTAGATTATATTATGGAAACAGAAAATGATGTAGAGAATGTGACCTATATTATTCCGTATTCACGTGAGGTCCACGCTGCTTCTCTTCATACAAAGGATGAGATTCATATCATCGTTGAAACTGCTGATGGAAGCGAAAAAGTTGGCTTTTTGATGATTGCAGGCCTGGATAATCCATTCAAAGAAATTGAATTTAGGCGAATTATCATGGCGGTGAAGGGAAAAGGTTATGGTAGAGAAACGATGAAATTGTTAAAAGCGTGGGCTTTTGAGGATTTAAGATACCATCGTGCATGGTTAGATTGTAAAGATTACAATGAAAGAGCGTTACATTTATATGAATCTGAGGGGTTTGTTCGTGAAGGGTTGATTCGTGAAACGATTATTTGGAATGGTAAGTATGAATCTTTAGTGATTTTGGGGATTTTAGAAAATGAGTATAAAAAATAGTGAAATTGAGCTAAAGTTAAAAGTTGCGGACCCAAACGAGTGGAATGCAATTGCAAACTATGTAAAACAACTAAAAAATTGTATAAGTATTGAACAACTTGATTTATCAGCGATATATTATGATACTGTTGATAAGTTACTAAGCAAAAATAGGGTGGCCTATCGGGTGCGAAGAGAAAATAATCAATGGATATCTACAATAAAGGGTGGAGGTTCAGTAACGAATGGTATACATAAACGGATAGAATATAATATGCCAGTAGAAAGTGGGCGTCCGGATTTGAATGTTTTTCCTCGACTTCCAGTGGATGAAGTGACCGAGGCAATACTAAGACAGAGTAATTTGTATGCTGTTTTACAGACTGATTTTACTCGTCAGGCGATAACGGTAACATTTAATGAAAGTAAAATTGAAATTGCATTAGATAAAGGGAAAATTTATGCAGATGGCAAAGAGTGCCCTATCTTAGAGGTTGAGATTGAATTGATATCTGGAAGAGAAGAGAGCCTTTTGCAATTGGGTGATATGTTAATCAACAGATTTTCCCTTGAACGAGAAGAATATAGTAAATTTGCTCGTGGACTTATGTTGTCTGGAAAATTAAAGACATAATACATTATATTCCCTGACGGATTTTGAAAATTTTGTTATTTTTAAAAATCCGGCAGGGAATATCTTTTTTATACAGAATTATTATGTATATTACAGCAAGAAAATATATATTTAAATATGTATGGTTAGCAATGCGAGAGGATGAGTAATTTGTTGAATGCCAAGCGTATTTTCAGCGCTTTTGTCAACTTGTTTGTTATACAGTTATTTATTTTGTCACAAGCTAGCGCTGGACTTATTGGAACGCAGCAGGAAATCGAAATGGGTAAAGAGGTTGCTAGGCAGATTGAGGAAAAATACCCATTGCTAGATGATGCTGAGGTGCAAGCACGTATTGACCGCATAGGAAAAAATATAGTCGCTGTCTGTGACAGACCAGATTTACCATATACTTTTAAGGTGCTTGATGTTGATGAAGTCAATGCGATGGCAGCGCCAGGCGGTTTTATTTACGTATATAGTGGGCTAATAAAACTAATGCCGACAGATGATGAACTTGCAGGCATTATTGGGCATGAGATAGGACATGTCGTCAAACGACATTCGATGGGGCAACTGGAGAAAAATTTAGGCATTTCGCTTATCTTTGGCGGTATTTTTGGCGATAAAGGTAAGCCATTGCAGTCTATTGCGCTGTCGGCTATCTCTGCTGGCTACAGCCGGAGTGATGAGCGTCAAGCTGATTTACTTGGTTATCAGCAATCGGTAAAAGCTGGTTATAATCAATATGGAATGTTGATGGGGCTCACGAAATTATATGAGTTAAATCCAAAACAACGAAATGATTTATTTTCTGACCATCCGGAAGCTTCCGCGCGGATTGAATTAATGAAGCAGTATTTAGCCGAGGCGCATGTAACGCCAACAGTAAAACAAATTGATGCAAATGCGGCGCAAGTTGTGGATGGAGATTGGTCGCTACCGGCGATTCATACAGGCGTTGGTGCTACAGGTCCATTGTATAGGGCTTATTTAGTTGCGGGGCGATTATACGATATAAAAAATTTAGAAAACTATTCAAAAGATAAATATGAAATTCGCGAAATGGGAAGAGATCTCGCGATTTATTATGATGATCGGAATGTTGTAACGGTTACATCAGAAGATGCCGCCTTTTATGAGGTATCGGTACGGACATTGGCAGATCGTTATATGGAATCACTAAGAAATTGGAGTATTTAAAACAAGGCGGCATAGGGTCGCCTTGTTTTTTTATCTATTCATCCGAATGGAAAAAATTTTGGAAAATGCTAGGTAAAAAGTCAGAGATATGCTATAATTAAAATATAAAAATCTCTTAGCTATGGGCGATATTAACAGTAAGTTTTATCATTTTATTGTTTTTCTGTTTTCAATATAAACTTTTTGCTTATTCAGGGCTTTTTTGATAAAAAATAAATCTATGGCCTTGAGAATTTGTAGTAATGTTTTTGGAATTTGTGCATATATATTTGACTATGTGGATTTAACGAATTTTGGCCACAGGATTGTTTGTGGTTTTTTAATTACAAACAGCTTTTGATAAATTATTTAGTAGAATTTCATTAGCCGGGGGGAGTAGGTTTATGCAAAAGACAGAATGTTTAGCGATGATATTGGCAGGCGGACAAGGCAGTAGATTAGGGTCTTTAACAAAAAAGATAGCAAAACCAGCAGTACCATTTGGTGGGAAATATCGTATTATTGATTTCCCGTTAAGCAATTGTCGTAACTCAGATATTAATACGGTAGGGATTTTG
This genomic interval from Selenobaculum gibii contains the following:
- a CDS encoding universal stress protein, with product MMGFKRILVPIDGSEISERTVEQAIYLAEINQAKLDFLYVANINQLAINACLSEAILEAVTKAGNVILDRAIEKVPKDLIQVEGYTETGSPAVAILEFAEKMDSDLIVIGSRGLGLVKGVLLGSVSQHVVERAKCPVIVVK
- a CDS encoding desulfoferrodoxin family protein; this encodes MTKELKFYRCLDCGYVLEVLDFGTRQVITKGESFAKSTTIADAKLICCNKEMELLVPNTVDASAEKHLPVVEFLEGGKISVKVGSVTHPMIESHYIKWITIASGDKVQRVILDPGQAPEAIFDIGGEIDVNVYAYCNLHGLWKTSAKK
- a CDS encoding mechanosensitive ion channel family protein encodes the protein MNEFLHINWEHIIEVLWLPVCIQIIALIIGLAINRFVNMKIHSRLNDSPQNLHLVLSHALKGVPISLCSGIGLYWTLTSLDNMTPKLQDFLSNILLGIIFFTITRVLARIAVGVIDMHTQANDSNMPKTTLLTNIVEISIYVMGALILLQSYGISITPIITALGIGGMALALGLQDMLANIFAGIHLILSKQIRLGDYIRLSNGQEGRVQDISWRFTTIEASTKNVIVIPNQQIASAILTNYSMPAQDIAIVVPVGVSYDSNLDEVERITLDVAKKTMEKFEPTLENYHPLVRFHTFADSSINFNVILHSGSFVNQHVLKHEFIKALTARYRQDGINIPFPIRTIQMESKE
- a CDS encoding GNAT family N-acetyltransferase, giving the protein MNKIIKQSEKLRFRQAEEADLDYIMETENDVENVTYIIPYSREVHAASLHTKDEIHIIVETADGSEKVGFLMIAGLDNPFKEIEFRRIIMAVKGKGYGRETMKLLKAWAFEDLRYHRAWLDCKDYNERALHLYESEGFVREGLIRETIIWNGKYESLVILGILENEYKK
- a CDS encoding CYTH domain-containing protein, with the translated sequence MSIKNSEIELKLKVADPNEWNAIANYVKQLKNCISIEQLDLSAIYYDTVDKLLSKNRVAYRVRRENNQWISTIKGGGSVTNGIHKRIEYNMPVESGRPDLNVFPRLPVDEVTEAILRQSNLYAVLQTDFTRQAITVTFNESKIEIALDKGKIYADGKECPILEVEIELISGREESLLQLGDMLINRFSLEREEYSKFARGLMLSGKLKT
- a CDS encoding M48 family metallopeptidase, which codes for MLNAKRIFSAFVNLFVIQLFILSQASAGLIGTQQEIEMGKEVARQIEEKYPLLDDAEVQARIDRIGKNIVAVCDRPDLPYTFKVLDVDEVNAMAAPGGFIYVYSGLIKLMPTDDELAGIIGHEIGHVVKRHSMGQLEKNLGISLIFGGIFGDKGKPLQSIALSAISAGYSRSDERQADLLGYQQSVKAGYNQYGMLMGLTKLYELNPKQRNDLFSDHPEASARIELMKQYLAEAHVTPTVKQIDANAAQVVDGDWSLPAIHTGVGATGPLYRAYLVAGRLYDIKNLENYSKDKYEIREMGRDLAIYYDDRNVVTVTSEDAAFYEVSVRTLADRYMESLRNWSI